One window of the Emticicia oligotrophica DSM 17448 genome contains the following:
- a CDS encoding replication initiation protein codes for MKSKHEPTLESPQEVVLVDKGQSSKELDVARVVNHIDQIRKYFDLHQEKIHLLFVAQLKSFQGENYNSESLNPDSLYKMSFHLGENLQVDRDRIRKALDDITKVRYQIEGVNRFGFIVPFPYAMFENNTITLKIQGLVLKQYLDISKGYTNILIGEALKLESEYSIKLFTNLNAWLNLGEKIYEITYLRELLGMNEPLFENYKFVNLYLKRCKKEIEKKTSLRFDWEICHYTRGKRKPIAEKIKFTITTEKKLKKQLELNFEQETKQTIKEEKKYHTDDTINYYFSAESVEEKWRLLNNAISNYNFKQDEKDYVLTNALNQDFIRKFMEVHIYLQYEAMLALKESRKPVVVNFTAYFRKSMKNVDMWV; via the coding sequence ATGAAATCGAAGCATGAACCAACACTTGAATCACCGCAAGAGGTTGTGTTGGTTGATAAAGGTCAGTCAAGCAAAGAATTAGACGTAGCAAGGGTGGTTAATCATATTGACCAGATACGAAAGTATTTTGACCTACACCAAGAGAAAATACATCTTTTGTTTGTTGCACAACTAAAATCGTTTCAAGGCGAAAACTATAATTCTGAGAGCTTAAATCCTGATAGCCTTTATAAAATGAGTTTTCATTTAGGCGAAAACCTTCAAGTAGATAGAGACCGCATCCGTAAGGCATTAGATGATATTACAAAGGTTCGCTACCAAATTGAAGGAGTCAATCGCTTTGGGTTTATTGTGCCGTTTCCCTATGCAATGTTTGAAAACAATACCATTACCTTGAAAATTCAGGGCTTGGTTTTGAAACAATACTTAGATATTTCAAAGGGATATACCAATATATTAATAGGCGAGGCTCTAAAACTGGAAAGTGAGTATTCGATTAAACTTTTTACAAATCTCAATGCGTGGCTGAATTTAGGCGAAAAAATTTATGAAATAACTTACTTACGAGAATTGCTCGGTATGAACGAACCACTTTTTGAAAATTACAAATTTGTAAATCTTTACCTCAAAAGGTGTAAAAAAGAAATTGAAAAGAAAACAAGTTTAAGGTTTGATTGGGAAATTTGTCATTATACAAGAGGGAAAAGAAAACCTATTGCCGAAAAAATTAAGTTTACGATTACGACCGAGAAAAAACTAAAAAAACAATTAGAACTAAATTTTGAGCAAGAAACCAAACAGACAATAAAAGAAGAAAAGAAATATCATACTGATGATACCATAAACTACTATTTTAGTGCCGAAAGCGTAGAAGAAAAGTGGCGTTTGCTCAATAATGCTATTTCAAATTATAACTTCAAGCAAGACGAAAAAGACTATGTGCTGACAAATGCTTTAAATCAAGACTTTATTCGTAAATTCATGGAAGTACATATATACCTGCAATATGAAGCTATGCTGGCATTAAAAGAAAGCCGTAAACCAGTTGTGGTGAATTTTACAGCCTATTTTCGAAAGTCTATGAAAAATGTTGATATGTGGGTCTAA